Proteins found in one Aspergillus chevalieri M1 DNA, chromosome 2, nearly complete sequence genomic segment:
- a CDS encoding uncharacterized protein (COG:S;~EggNog:ENOG410PM7R;~InterPro:IPR021264;~PFAM:PF11001): protein MVVNAPIAGPAAVKRPSSALEDECAPSWDTAPSMMPPLRPSSFHLPFAHYAMVYLDNMGRLRTSESSSIQEQGGTVFTPEVRERFLEILGGRIGYQRPMMRRSSPFRGTPLGYGYAHPEETHGWGQSRRVRRRRASHELHGDYFPEPVEEMTPSTPDMVGLEVGDTEKVLAYYESALKHFQQINCRQIAKAFIKFIEPRKQVKHPYNGGKPPAGAPPGQKGDPEKTKPDWWPAGVQHKEPDHLKKEERLQLLIHIMRKLGRWGITAEKLREVAQDSKRSLRGPEKLEEMEEMLKVRKLEERYERGEVDGSTTVFIKSRETNPKTDKDSDSICEPEKFEADEEDEAEEVVASSSMPTAIEPVPMASRSVQDQHLFSLDTLNFGEPIRHDRSYYAPSSYTDDFNTPAQPFDYISHTSFSTPEEHRPASMPVHPPVNQFDPWTSPFGRQNLFDYSTAAATSAATTQAMAPPSMPYQMPIPTQDLPHHGSRTPHMEPMTLKAPAYPGSLTHSHMMPAHHV, encoded by the exons ATGGTTGTCAACGCCCCTATTGCCGGGCCAGCTGCCGTCAAGCGGCCCTCGTCTGCTCTCGAGGATGAATGTGCTCCTAGCTGGGACACAGCTCCG TCGATGATGCCTCCTCTGCGCCCCTCTTCATTCCATCTCCCCTTTGCCCACTATGCTATGGTCTATCTCGACAACATGGGTCGCCTTCGTACCTCCGAGTCTTCTTCCATTCAAGAACAGGGTGGCACTGTCTTCACTCCTGAAGTGCGTGAACGCTTTCTGGAGATCCTGGGTGGCCGCATTGGCTACCAACGCCCTATGATGCGCC GCTCCTCTCCCTTCCGTGGAACCCCTCTCGGCTATGGTTATGCCCACCCCGAGGAAACGCATGGCTGGGGCCAGTCCCGTCGAGTCCGCCGCCGTCGCGCTTCCCATGAGCTGCACGGAGACTACTTTCCCGAACCCGTTGAAGAGATGACCCCTTCCACCCCCGACATGGTTGGTCTCGAAGTTGGAGACACAGAGAAGGTCCTTGCCTACTACGAAAGCGCCTTGAAGCACTTCCAGCAGATCAACTGTCGCCAAATCGCCAAAGCCTTTATCAAGTTCATTGAGCCCCGCAAGCAGGTTAAGCACCCCTACAACGGTGGCAAGCCTCCTGCTggtgcccctccgggtcagAAGGGTGACCCTGAGAAGACCAAGCCTGACTGGTGGCCTGCTGGTGTTCAGCACAAGGAGCCTGACCACCTCAAGAAAGAGG AACGCCTTCAACTTCTGATCCACATCATGCGCAAGCTTGGCCGTTGGGGCATTACTGCTGAGAAGTTGAGAGAAGTCGCACAGGACTCCAAGCGCTCGCTCAGAGGTCCTGAGAAGCTCGAAGAGATGGAAGAGATGCTCAAGGTGCGGAAATTGGAAGAGCGCTACGAGCGCGGCGAAGTTG ATGGAAGCACCACTGTCTTCATCAAGAGCCGAGAAACCAACCCCAAGACCGACAAGGACAGCGACTCGATCTGCGAGCCTGAGAAATTTGAAGccgatgaggaagacgaagccgaagaagttgtggcatccagctctaTGCCTACTGCAATTGAACCCGTGCCCATGGCCAGCCGCTCGGTGCAGGACCAGCACCTTTTCTCCTTGGACACTCTCAACTTTGGCGAGCCCATCCGCCACGACCGTTCCTACTACGCCCCCTCGAGCTACACCGACGACTTCAACACGCCCGCTCAGCCCTTTGACTACATTAGTCACACTTCCTTCTCCACCCCCGAAGAGCACCGCCCGGCATCGATGCCTGTGCATCCACCGGTAAACCAGTTCGACCCTTGGACATCGCCCTTCGGTCGCCAAAATCTCTTCGATTACAGCACCGCTGCCGCTACCAGCGCTGCCACCACCCAGGCTATGGCTCCGCCCTCGATGCCTTACCAGATGCCCATCCCTACGCAGGACCTCCCTCACCACGGCTCGAGGACACCCCACATGGAGCCCATGACGCTCAAAGCTCCCGCCTACCCTGGATCTCTCACGCATAGCCACATGATGCCCGCCCACCATGTCTAA